The nucleotide sequence CCATGGAACCTCTTGATATCAGGACAGCATGGGTTAAGACTGGCGCAATCAGGCGAAGTTTTCCTGAAGTTGGAATCGATCAAAAAAAATGCCATACCCTGATCCATGAAAGCAAATCTTCCTTTATGGCCACTTTAATAGATCACATGGCAGAGCGATCTATCGAGCTTGCCGACGGATGTAAGTGTGCCATCACTGTAGGTGATGATACGACCGCAATAGCAGGTGATATTCTCCACAGATTGCATGTTCCTGTCATTGGTATTACTGACGGAGATCCCGATGGTTTTTCACACACTGCACATTTTTATCCTGGATCAATTGTCATGCAACTTGAACCGGGATGGGATGATGTTATCGGAAAACTGATACAAAACAAACTTTTCGATGCCAATGATCGTACAGAATTTGATAGCTTTGAGGATCTGTATGAAAGTATCCTGGAAATAGTCGGTGAAAGACTGGTATTCTTGACCAATTACTAACTTTCAATCTCTTGATATGAGAATCTCCCTACAGGTGACTGGATCTAGTGACTGGAATTTTTTTAGGCTTTATTTTAAATAATACATGAATTAAATAATTATATTATGAATTGTAGATAATATTTTAGAGTTGCCTATTTCGTCACACACAGTTTAAATATAATAATGACTTATCTTTAATTGGGGTAGAAAATACTCTACAGTATTAATCTACAGTAGTGGTACGGTGGTAAACATGATAAGCTTTGGTGGAAAGCAATTGGGTGAATCCAACGAGGAAATCGTTGAATCTCTTAAGAGTCTTGGAATGACACGAAATCTTGCTACGACTATTGCATATCTATCAAATGTGAAGGAAGCCTCTTCGCAGGAAATAGAAATGAGCACCGGTCTTCGTCAACCCGAAGTCAGTGTTGCAATGAGAGAAATGAGAGAGAACTCATGGATATCAGTCCATAATGAAAAAGTGACCGGCAAAGGAAGGCCTACAAAGATCTATTCTTTAAAAACGCCTTTTGGAAAGATCATTAAACATTATGAACAAAGGATCCGTGAGGAAAACGAAGCAAGAATGCGCATAATAAACAAACTGAAAACTCTTGCCAAATAAAGAACACCCGGATTAGATTCATCCGGGTTTTTTTTGTCAGGCGTAGCTGTTTGTTATAAAAAAAAGCTTCAAAGTAGCTTGCTTTTTTGATCTATATGCCACATTACTATATTGTATTAATATATATACACATATATATGTGTGCATATATTGTATTAATATGCCTTGTGTCAATATATCGTGCAGCTATATCACAAAACTACAATATATCGTAAAATTACATCGCAGTAAATGCCATACAGAATTATATTACTGCGCTGTACCATATAATACGATTATATCAGCCACCTGATATCGCCCTGAGAATACTTATTGTTCCGGAATCGACTGTTCCATCAATGGGAACAGCCTGACCGTCGTTTAATAATATTACTAGCTCCTGATTTATGTCCAGGATTTTTAACAGATCTTCATAGGTTGCTCCATCGGGAACATCTATGATCTGTCCTTCCGGACTTTCAGGGAAGATCTTTACTTCTACTTGCGGACTCAATCTAGTATTTCACCGCCCTCTCCTTTGAGATCCTCGAGGTTTTCGTGTATTAATTTGTCTTCCAGAATTTCAACCTTCTTTTCACCTTTACGTTCTGACTCGCGTTTGTGATACTTTGACATACATTTCACCTCACTAATAA is from Methanococcoides sp. AM1 and encodes:
- a CDS encoding transcriptional regulator protein translates to MISFGGKQLGESNEEIVESLKSLGMTRNLATTIAYLSNVKEASSQEIEMSTGLRQPEVSVAMREMRENSWISVHNEKVTGKGRPTKIYSLKTPFGKIIKHYEQRIREENEARMRIINKLKTLAK
- a CDS encoding MoaD/ThiS family protein; translation: MSPQVEVKIFPESPEGQIIDVPDGATYEDLLKILDINQELVILLNDGQAVPIDGTVDSGTISILRAISGG